A section of the Acanthochromis polyacanthus isolate Apoly-LR-REF ecotype Palm Island chromosome 1, KAUST_Apoly_ChrSc, whole genome shotgun sequence genome encodes:
- the itpka gene encoding inositol-trisphosphate 3-kinase A: MPKECRRKTSKDFGLSGINDGSRLERKAAGKSSQICDELIQKAAQLAPPVMDAPRVPQVTITPEGGGSSREMQQEDWDDAVDGTLRRKLSNSSISSTGSSAVESEDDLLSDNESKSKGIVTLEHLVDTGESKPWWKLKTIVHWPFSATQRRRLNWVQLAGHKGNFKAADEGTILKKFSENEVQCFEKLQDDALRPFVPGYHGVVEKDGESFLHMTDLLTNFDLPNVMDCKMGVRTYLEEELVRARERPKQREDLYKKMVEVDSEGPTPQEHAQRGVTKPRYMQWRETMSSTNTLGFRIEGIKKDDGTCRTDFKKTRSKQDVIQVFKDFVQGNVNIIKSYLSRLTEIRQALKTSEFFKRHEVIGSSLLFIHDHKGSAQVWIIDFGKTTVLPEGQTLNHDIPWQEGNREDGYLWGLENLIHTLESVSSEVTSKETCCSVTKENSQPTETYGQ, from the exons ATGCCCAAAGAGTGCAGGAGAAAGACCTCCAAGGACTTTGGGCTCTCTGGAATAAATGACGGGTCTCGTCTAGAGCGAAAAGCAGCCGGGAAGTCTTCCCAGATTTGCGATGAGCTCATTCAGAAGGCTGCTCAACTCGCGCCACCTGTGATGGATGCACCCCGGGTACCGCAGGTCACCATCACCCCGGAGGGAGGCGGCTCATCCCGGGAGATGCAGCAGGAGGACTGGGATGATGCGGTGGACGGTACCCTGCGCAGGAAACTGTCCAACTCGTCCATCTCCTCCACTGGGTCCTCTGCTGTGGAGTCCGAGGATGATTTACTCAGCGACAATGAGAGCAAAAGCAAAGGCATCGTCACTTTGGAGCATCTGGTGGACACTGGAGAA AGCAAACCGTGGTGGAAGCTAAAGACAATCGTCCACTGGCCATTCAGTGCCACCCAAAGAAGAAGACTGAACTGGGTTCAGTTGGCCGGACATAAAG GAAACTTTAAAGCAGCAGATGAGGGCACCATTCTGAAAAAGTTCTCAGAGAACGAGGTGCAGTGTTTTGAGAAGCTGCAGGATGATGCACTGCGCCCATTTGTGCCTGGATACCACGGTGTTGTGGAAAAAGATGGAGAGTCTTTCCTCCATATGACTGACCTGCTGACAAACTTTGACCTTCCTAATGTTATGGACTGCAAGATGGGAGTGAG GACGTACTTGGAAGAAGAGCTTGTTCGGGCGAGGGAACGGCCCAAGCAGAGGGAGGACCTGTACAAGAAAATGGTGGAGGTAGACAGTGAAGGGCCCACTCCACAGGAACATGCCCAGAGAGGAGTCACCAAACCCAGATACATGCAGTGGAGGGAGACCATGAGCTCCACCAACACCCTGGGCTTCAGGATAGAAGGGATCAAG AAGGATGACGGTACATGTCGAACTGACTTCAAGAAGACCAGATCAAAGCAGGATGTCATCCAGGTGTTCAAGGACTTTGTCCAAGGGAACGTCAACATCATA AAGTCTTATTTGAGCAGACTGACAGAGATCCGGCAAGCCCTGAAGACCTCGGAGTTCTTCAAGCGACACGAG GTCATTGGCAGCTCTCTCCTCTTCATCCATGACCACAAAGGCAGTGCACAAGTGTGGATTATTGACTTTGGCAAGACCACAGTGCTACCAGAGGGCCAGACGTTAAACCACGACATTCCCTGGCAGGAGGGCAACAGGGAGGACGGTTACCTGTGGGGGCTGGAAAACCTCATCCACACCTTGGAGTCTGTAAGCAGTGAAGTCACCAGCAAAGAAACCTGTTGCTCAGTTACCAAAGAAAACAGCCAACCTACAGAAACTTACGGCCAGTGA